One Triticum dicoccoides isolate Atlit2015 ecotype Zavitan chromosome 5B, WEW_v2.0, whole genome shotgun sequence genomic window carries:
- the LOC119312015 gene encoding protein FAR1-RELATED SEQUENCE 12-like isoform X1 produces MADAPPPPGPPASSSDPAPPAEPGDPLSLSRGYLSLRQAGPASEEEASPAPAGPPDERCRAMMEVVRKDNGAGGEEGKWRVSKLVAEHNHGLGAAPTGEAASSAPELGMEFDSVHDAKGFYYGYGERAGFKARTGSNRRSAGTGGMIMQRFLCCRGNYSYRKGNKAKDSDPAKEVEDGAAGGGGGEGKVEAPKKRGRKPGKKSTPVIEVENSVEKGVAIAGAENGQAVPSTKNLGRGGDKKDVAEKDVESVIELEEEHVEVEDAAQDGAHDLGDGDDAGSDAGEGVMEKEVEVKEKRGRGRPRKAVTEGNALQACVSTDLGVTASQCAVDERKKILNKYLSKRQSRPASGRPAKIVSRQALAERRKRGDGGRFLASDGPLPLERRSKRLEKQNLQNEKKPESKEYEIVEAEQDPETEVVAGPGGEPKVGMVFLNEDKAYEFYVSYAGTAGFNVRKGCSEKTANNVTKSRAYVCSKEGFRPKSFTAEPKKQRAETRTGCEAHMTVKITTSGKYVVTECVADHNHDLEAPVVDIQILRSQKLLAKLQQPPDPPKVVLIPNDYKNYVRTRHTTDMQLGDARAISEYLQRMKGENPSFFCSIQVDEDDQFRNVFWADVKSVMDFNYFGDVVCVDTRYSISDYCRPLLLFIGVNHHKQPTIFGTAFIYDESVESFKWLFETFKSAMSGKQPRTVLTDRSTAISDAVASAWPGTAHRFSLLHLYQNATKVLSDTFQGSETFAHDFSRSLYDYEEGDFLSSWEILLAKYNLKDNEWLSKLYEDRERWALPYGRDIFCADIAATLRSDNMDAILTGVLKTEIDLPYFFSRYDKFLEEKRLAEQEADYLGVQMTQRVPPLRLLWQAANTYTPALFELFRLEFELVLACMVYCCGEIGPISEYEVTVKNRPQVHFVRFDSSEYMVLCSCKKFEFVGLPCCHALKVLEIKNIKELPPQYILKRWRKDAQSESPKENFGFAAAGEDPKFTVSKRHNSLYRTLYKVAAKAAEDIEGQRFMESQYDQLLEQVELLLQAKLHDKPSLSTIMRSQQPNLPQNDTSNSEPRRASSKKNKNVENRRQQQSPLESSKKKKGRQGLVEPEEAELPLRVLAPTISNDIPNHMSTPTNQFLAPSHLMQAPYVTQQFGLNSLQGFSGMSPFGQMQEQSPVHLQQPHLQQPPFHSGPQMHQAPPPDIQSLQFLSSNPQLGHQTTDQGQYTIPVWDFL; encoded by the exons ATGGCcgacgcgccgccaccgccggggCCGCCCGCGAGCTCCTCCGATCCGGCCCCGCCGGCGGAGCCCGGCGATCCGCTCTCCCTCTCCCGCGGCTACCTCTCGCTCCGCCAGGCCGGCCCCGCCAGCGAGGAGGAGGCGTCGCCAGCGCCCGCGGGGCCGCCCGACGAGAGGTGCAGGGCGATGATGGAGGTGGTGAGGAAGGACAACGGGGCGGGCGGGGAGGAGGGCAAGTGGAGGGTGTCCAAGCTGGTGGCGGAGCACAACCACGGGCTGGGCGCGGCGCCGACGGGGGAGGCGGCCTCTTCCGCGCCGGAGCTCGGGATGGAGTTCGACTCCGTCCACGACGCCAAGGGCTTCTACTATGGCTACGGGGAGAGGGCCGGGTTCAAGGCGCGCACCGGCTCCAACCGCCGCTCGGCCGGCACGGGGGGCATGATCATGCAGCGGTTCCTCTGCTGCAGAGGCAATTACTCGTACAGGAAAGGTAATAAAGCCAAGGATTCGGACCCCGCCAAGGAGGTGGAGGATGGCGCtgctgggggagggggaggggaagggaagGTCGAGGCCCCTAAGAAGAGGGGCCGAAAGCCCGGGAAGAAGAGCACGCCGGTGATCGAGGTGGAGAACTCGGTGGAGAAGGGTGTTGCAATAGCAGGCGCAGAGAATGGGCAAGCAGTGCCTAGTACGAAGAATTTGGGGAGAGGTGGGGATAAGAAGGATGTTGCGGAGAAGGATGTCGAGTCTGTCATTGAACTGGAGGAAGAACATGTTGAGGTGGAGGATGCCGCACAGGATGGTGCCCATGACCTCGGTGACGGCGACGATGCTGGTTCTGATGCGGGTGAGGGTGTAATGGAAAAGGAGGTGGAGGTgaaggaaaagagagggagggggaggccgagaAAGGCTGTTACAGAGGGCAATGCCCTGCAGGCATGTGTGTCGACGGACCTTGGTGTGACGGCGTCGCAGTGCGCTGTTGATGAGAGAAAGAAGATACTTAATAAGTATCTCTCGAAGCGACAGAGCAGACCTGCCTCAGGCAGACCCGCCAAG ATTGTCTCACGCCAAGCTTTGGCGGAAAGGCGTAAGAGAGGTGATGGAGGTAGATTTCTGGCAAGCGACGGACCGCTG CCGTTAGAAAGGCGATCGAAACGTCTTGAGAAGCAAAATCTTCAAAATGAAAAGAAG CCTGAGAGTAAAGAATATGAAATAGTTGAAGCGGAACAGGATCCAGAAACTGAAGTAGTAGCTGGGCCTGGAGGAGAGCCAAAAGTTGGTATGGTTTTCCTGAATGAAGACAAGGCTTACGAGTTTTATGTCAGCTATGCTGGAACTGCAGGATTCAATGTCCGAAAAGGATGCTCTGAGAAAACAGCAAATAATGTTACGAAATCTCGGGCTTATGTATGTTCTAAAGAGGGATTCCGCCCTAAAAGTTTTACTGCCGAGCCAAAGAAACAACGAGCAGAAACAAGAACTGGCTGTGAAGCACACATGACTGTTAAAATCACTACTAGCGGCAAATATGTAGTGACAGAGTGTGTGGCCGATCACAATCATGATCTTGAAGCTCCTGTGGTGGACATTCAGATTCTGAGATCACAGAAGTTATTAGCAAAGTTACAGCAGCCTCCAGATCCACCAAAAGTTGTTTTGATACCAAATGACTATAAAAATTATGTTAGGACAAGGCACACGACGGATATGCAATTGGGCGATGCTCGGGCAATTTCTGAATATTTACAGAGGATGAAAGGCGAGAATCCTTCATTCTTCTGTTCCATTCAAGTGGATGAAGACGACCAATTCAGAAATGTATTCTGGGCAGATGTTAAATCAGTGATGGATTTTAACTACTTCGGTGATGTAGTATGTGTTGACACAAGGTATAGCATAAGTGATTATTGTAGGCCTCTGTTGTTGTTCATTGGAGTTAACCATCATAAGCAGCCAACCATATTTGGTACAGCATTTATTTATGATGAATCAGTCGAATCCTTCAAGTGGTTGTTTGAAACTTTCAAGTCTGCTATGAGTGGAAAGCAGCCAAGAACAGTTTTGACTGATCGCTCTACAGCAATAAGCGATGCAGTTGCTTCTGCTTGGCCAGGGACTGCTCATCGCTTCTCACTGTTGCACTTGTATCAAAATGCCACCAAGGTACTAAGCGATACATTCCAAGGGTCGGAAACTTTTGCCCATGATTTTAGTCGGTCTTTGTATGACTATGAGGAGGGGGACTTTTTGTCTAGCTGGGAAATCCTCTTGGCGAAGTACAATCTGAAAGACAACGAGTGGCTAAGTAAATTGTATGAGGATAGAGAAAGATGGGCTTTGCCTTATGGGCGTGATATATTCTGTGCAGATATTGCAGCCACACTCCGAAGTGATAACATGGATGCCATCCTGACAGGTGTTCTCAAAACAGAAATAGATCTTCCATACTTCTTTAGCAGATATGATAAATTTTTAGAGGAGAAACGTCTAGCTGAACAAGAAGCTGACTACCTTGGAGTTCAAATGACACAGAGGGTACCACCTCTGCGGTTACTTTGGCAAGCTGCTAATACATATACTCCTGCACTGTTTGAGCTGTTCAGGTTAGAATTTGAACTGGTCTTGGCCTGCATGGTTTATTGCTGTGGTGAAATTGGACCAATATCCGAGTATGAGGTAACTGTCAAAAACAGACCTCAAGTTCATTTTGTTAGATTTGACTCATCAGAATATATGGTCCTTTGTAGCTGCAAGAAGTTTGAATTTGTAGGCCTTCCATGTTGCCATGCACTGAAAGTTCTTGAGATAAAAAATATTAAAGAACTTCCACCACAATATATTTTGAAAAGATGGCGAAAGGATGCTCAGAGTGAATCTCCAAAGGAGAACTTCGGTTTTGCTGCTGCGGGTGAAGATCCCAAGTTCACTGTGTCTAAACGGCACAATTCGCTGTATCGAACTTTATATAAAGTGGCAGCAAAGGCTGCAGAAGACATTGAAGGTCAGAGATTTATGGAGAGCCAATATGATCAGCTCCTGGAACAAGTTGAGCTTCTTTTGCAAGCAAAGTTGCATGACAAGCCTTCCTTAAGCACTATCATGAGAAGTCAACAGCCAAATTTGCCTCAGAATGATACCAGCAACAGTGAACCTCGCAGAGCAAgtagtaagaaaaataaaaatgtagAGAATCGTCGGCAGCAGCAAAGTCCTCTTGAATCAAGTAAAAAGAAAAAAGGTAGACAAG GTCTAGTGGAGCCTGAGGAGGCTGAACTGCCACTTAGGGTTCTTGCTCCCACAATATCGAATGACATCCCAAATCACATGAGTACTCCAACCAACCAGTTCCTTGCTCCAAGTCATCTGATGCAG GCACCATATGTTACACAGCAATTTGGTCTTAATTCTCTTCAAGGATTTTCTGGCATGTCGCCATTTGGGCAG ATGCAGGAACAATCACCTGTGCATCTTCAGCAACCTCATCTACAACAACCACCCTTTCATAGCGGTCCACAAATGCACCAG GCTCCCCCTCCAGATATCCAGTCATTGCAGTTTCTTAGCAGCAATCCTCAACTGGGCCACCAGACCACGGATCAAGGCCAGTACACCATCCCTGTATGGGATTTCCTGTGA
- the LOC119312015 gene encoding protein FAR1-RELATED SEQUENCE 12-like isoform X2, whose product MADAPPPPGPPASSSDPAPPAEPGDPLSLSRGYLSLRQAGPASEEEASPAPAGPPDERCRAMMEVVRKDNGAGGEEGKWRVSKLVAEHNHGLGAAPTGEAASSAPELGMEFDSVHDAKGFYYGYGERAGFKARTGSNRRSAGTGGMIMQRFLCCRGNYSYRKGNKAKDSDPAKEVEDGAAGGGGGEGKVEAPKKRGRKPGKKSTPVIEVENSVEKGVAIAGAENGQAVPSTKNLGRGGDKKDVAEKDVESVIELEEEHVEVEDAAQDGAHDLGDGDDAGSDAGEGVMEKEVEVKEKRGRGRPRKAVTEGNALQACVSTDLGVTASQCAVDERKKILNKYLSKRQSRPASGRPAKIVSRQALAERRKRGDGGRFLASDGPLPLERRSKRLEKQNLQNEKKPESKEYEIVEAEQDPETEVVAGPGGEPKVGMVFLNEDKAYEFYVSYAGTAGFNVRKGCSEKTANNVTKSRAYVCSKEGFRPKSFTAEPKKQRAETRTGCEAHMTVKITTSGKYVVTECVADHNHDLEAPVVDIQILRSQKLLAKLQQPPDPPKVVLIPNDYKNYVRTRHTTDMQLGDARAISEYLQRMKGENPSFFCSIQVDEDDQFRNVFWADVKSVMDFNYFGDVVCVDTRYSISDYCRPLLLFIGVNHHKQPTIFGTAFIYDESVESFKWLFETFKSAMSGKQPRTVLTDRSTAISDAVASAWPGTAHRFSLLHLYQNATKVLSDTFQGSETFAHDFSRSLYDYEEGDFLSSWEILLAKYNLKDNEWLSKLYEDRERWALPYGRDIFCADIAATLRSDNMDAILTGVLKTEIDLPYFFSRYDKFLEEKRLAEQEADYLGVQMTQRVPPLRLLWQAANTYTPALFELFRLEFELVLACMVYCCGEIGPISEYEVTVKNRPQVHFVRFDSSEYMVLCSCKKFEFVGLPCCHALKVLEIKNIKELPPQYILKRWRKDAQSESPKENFGFAAAGEDPKFTVSKRHNSLYRTLYKVAAKAAEDIEGQRFMESQYDQLLEQVELLLQAKLHDKPSLSTIMRSQQPNLPQNDTSNSEPRRASSKKNKNVENRRQQQSPLESSKKKKGLVEPEEAELPLRVLAPTISNDIPNHMSTPTNQFLAPSHLMQAPYVTQQFGLNSLQGFSGMSPFGQMQEQSPVHLQQPHLQQPPFHSGPQMHQAPPPDIQSLQFLSSNPQLGHQTTDQGQYTIPVWDFL is encoded by the exons ATGGCcgacgcgccgccaccgccggggCCGCCCGCGAGCTCCTCCGATCCGGCCCCGCCGGCGGAGCCCGGCGATCCGCTCTCCCTCTCCCGCGGCTACCTCTCGCTCCGCCAGGCCGGCCCCGCCAGCGAGGAGGAGGCGTCGCCAGCGCCCGCGGGGCCGCCCGACGAGAGGTGCAGGGCGATGATGGAGGTGGTGAGGAAGGACAACGGGGCGGGCGGGGAGGAGGGCAAGTGGAGGGTGTCCAAGCTGGTGGCGGAGCACAACCACGGGCTGGGCGCGGCGCCGACGGGGGAGGCGGCCTCTTCCGCGCCGGAGCTCGGGATGGAGTTCGACTCCGTCCACGACGCCAAGGGCTTCTACTATGGCTACGGGGAGAGGGCCGGGTTCAAGGCGCGCACCGGCTCCAACCGCCGCTCGGCCGGCACGGGGGGCATGATCATGCAGCGGTTCCTCTGCTGCAGAGGCAATTACTCGTACAGGAAAGGTAATAAAGCCAAGGATTCGGACCCCGCCAAGGAGGTGGAGGATGGCGCtgctgggggagggggaggggaagggaagGTCGAGGCCCCTAAGAAGAGGGGCCGAAAGCCCGGGAAGAAGAGCACGCCGGTGATCGAGGTGGAGAACTCGGTGGAGAAGGGTGTTGCAATAGCAGGCGCAGAGAATGGGCAAGCAGTGCCTAGTACGAAGAATTTGGGGAGAGGTGGGGATAAGAAGGATGTTGCGGAGAAGGATGTCGAGTCTGTCATTGAACTGGAGGAAGAACATGTTGAGGTGGAGGATGCCGCACAGGATGGTGCCCATGACCTCGGTGACGGCGACGATGCTGGTTCTGATGCGGGTGAGGGTGTAATGGAAAAGGAGGTGGAGGTgaaggaaaagagagggagggggaggccgagaAAGGCTGTTACAGAGGGCAATGCCCTGCAGGCATGTGTGTCGACGGACCTTGGTGTGACGGCGTCGCAGTGCGCTGTTGATGAGAGAAAGAAGATACTTAATAAGTATCTCTCGAAGCGACAGAGCAGACCTGCCTCAGGCAGACCCGCCAAG ATTGTCTCACGCCAAGCTTTGGCGGAAAGGCGTAAGAGAGGTGATGGAGGTAGATTTCTGGCAAGCGACGGACCGCTG CCGTTAGAAAGGCGATCGAAACGTCTTGAGAAGCAAAATCTTCAAAATGAAAAGAAG CCTGAGAGTAAAGAATATGAAATAGTTGAAGCGGAACAGGATCCAGAAACTGAAGTAGTAGCTGGGCCTGGAGGAGAGCCAAAAGTTGGTATGGTTTTCCTGAATGAAGACAAGGCTTACGAGTTTTATGTCAGCTATGCTGGAACTGCAGGATTCAATGTCCGAAAAGGATGCTCTGAGAAAACAGCAAATAATGTTACGAAATCTCGGGCTTATGTATGTTCTAAAGAGGGATTCCGCCCTAAAAGTTTTACTGCCGAGCCAAAGAAACAACGAGCAGAAACAAGAACTGGCTGTGAAGCACACATGACTGTTAAAATCACTACTAGCGGCAAATATGTAGTGACAGAGTGTGTGGCCGATCACAATCATGATCTTGAAGCTCCTGTGGTGGACATTCAGATTCTGAGATCACAGAAGTTATTAGCAAAGTTACAGCAGCCTCCAGATCCACCAAAAGTTGTTTTGATACCAAATGACTATAAAAATTATGTTAGGACAAGGCACACGACGGATATGCAATTGGGCGATGCTCGGGCAATTTCTGAATATTTACAGAGGATGAAAGGCGAGAATCCTTCATTCTTCTGTTCCATTCAAGTGGATGAAGACGACCAATTCAGAAATGTATTCTGGGCAGATGTTAAATCAGTGATGGATTTTAACTACTTCGGTGATGTAGTATGTGTTGACACAAGGTATAGCATAAGTGATTATTGTAGGCCTCTGTTGTTGTTCATTGGAGTTAACCATCATAAGCAGCCAACCATATTTGGTACAGCATTTATTTATGATGAATCAGTCGAATCCTTCAAGTGGTTGTTTGAAACTTTCAAGTCTGCTATGAGTGGAAAGCAGCCAAGAACAGTTTTGACTGATCGCTCTACAGCAATAAGCGATGCAGTTGCTTCTGCTTGGCCAGGGACTGCTCATCGCTTCTCACTGTTGCACTTGTATCAAAATGCCACCAAGGTACTAAGCGATACATTCCAAGGGTCGGAAACTTTTGCCCATGATTTTAGTCGGTCTTTGTATGACTATGAGGAGGGGGACTTTTTGTCTAGCTGGGAAATCCTCTTGGCGAAGTACAATCTGAAAGACAACGAGTGGCTAAGTAAATTGTATGAGGATAGAGAAAGATGGGCTTTGCCTTATGGGCGTGATATATTCTGTGCAGATATTGCAGCCACACTCCGAAGTGATAACATGGATGCCATCCTGACAGGTGTTCTCAAAACAGAAATAGATCTTCCATACTTCTTTAGCAGATATGATAAATTTTTAGAGGAGAAACGTCTAGCTGAACAAGAAGCTGACTACCTTGGAGTTCAAATGACACAGAGGGTACCACCTCTGCGGTTACTTTGGCAAGCTGCTAATACATATACTCCTGCACTGTTTGAGCTGTTCAGGTTAGAATTTGAACTGGTCTTGGCCTGCATGGTTTATTGCTGTGGTGAAATTGGACCAATATCCGAGTATGAGGTAACTGTCAAAAACAGACCTCAAGTTCATTTTGTTAGATTTGACTCATCAGAATATATGGTCCTTTGTAGCTGCAAGAAGTTTGAATTTGTAGGCCTTCCATGTTGCCATGCACTGAAAGTTCTTGAGATAAAAAATATTAAAGAACTTCCACCACAATATATTTTGAAAAGATGGCGAAAGGATGCTCAGAGTGAATCTCCAAAGGAGAACTTCGGTTTTGCTGCTGCGGGTGAAGATCCCAAGTTCACTGTGTCTAAACGGCACAATTCGCTGTATCGAACTTTATATAAAGTGGCAGCAAAGGCTGCAGAAGACATTGAAGGTCAGAGATTTATGGAGAGCCAATATGATCAGCTCCTGGAACAAGTTGAGCTTCTTTTGCAAGCAAAGTTGCATGACAAGCCTTCCTTAAGCACTATCATGAGAAGTCAACAGCCAAATTTGCCTCAGAATGATACCAGCAACAGTGAACCTCGCAGAGCAAgtagtaagaaaaataaaaatgtagAGAATCGTCGGCAGCAGCAAAGTCCTCTTGAATCAAGTAAAAAGAAAAAAG GTCTAGTGGAGCCTGAGGAGGCTGAACTGCCACTTAGGGTTCTTGCTCCCACAATATCGAATGACATCCCAAATCACATGAGTACTCCAACCAACCAGTTCCTTGCTCCAAGTCATCTGATGCAG GCACCATATGTTACACAGCAATTTGGTCTTAATTCTCTTCAAGGATTTTCTGGCATGTCGCCATTTGGGCAG ATGCAGGAACAATCACCTGTGCATCTTCAGCAACCTCATCTACAACAACCACCCTTTCATAGCGGTCCACAAATGCACCAG GCTCCCCCTCCAGATATCCAGTCATTGCAGTTTCTTAGCAGCAATCCTCAACTGGGCCACCAGACCACGGATCAAGGCCAGTACACCATCCCTGTATGGGATTTCCTGTGA